In the Ruminococcus sp. OA3 genome, one interval contains:
- a CDS encoding prolyl-tRNA synthetase associated domain-containing protein produces the protein MTELVKGRPMDTTGRMDKEIRTYDLLEQLEIPFERVDHEALATIDDCGEVDGILGVEICKNLFLCNRQQTDFYLLMLPGSKPFKTKELSARLGVSRLSFAKPEFMEEFLDITPGAVSVMGLMNDSEKRVQLVIDQEVLEHTEVACHPCVNTTSIKLSVRDLLGKFLPAVGHEPVCVKL, from the coding sequence ATGACAGAATTAGTAAAAGGCCGGCCGATGGATACAACCGGCCGTATGGATAAAGAAATACGTACATATGATCTTCTGGAACAGCTGGAAATACCATTTGAGAGAGTTGACCATGAGGCGCTGGCGACGATCGATGACTGTGGGGAAGTGGACGGTATTCTCGGAGTTGAAATCTGTAAGAACCTGTTTTTGTGCAACAGGCAGCAGACAGATTTTTATCTGCTGATGCTGCCAGGAAGCAAACCGTTTAAGACGAAGGAATTGTCAGCAAGGCTGGGCGTCTCCAGATTGTCTTTTGCGAAACCTGAATTCATGGAGGAATTTTTGGACATTACACCGGGGGCGGTCAGCGTGATGGGGCTGATGAATGACAGTGAGAAGAGGGTACAGCTGGTGATCGATCAGGAGGTACTGGAGCACACGGAAGTTGCCTGTCATCCCTGTGTAAATACAACGAGTATTAAATTATCAGTCCGCGATCTTCTGGGGAAATTTTTACCTGCTGTAGGACATGAGCCCGTGTGTGTGAAATTATAG
- the pcrA gene encoding DNA helicase PcrA — MSIYDSLNPQQQEAVYCTEGPLLILAGAGSGKTRVLTHRISYLIEEKGVKPWNIMAITFTNKAAGEMKERVENTVSFGADSVWVSTFHSSCVRILRRYIDRIGYGTSFTIYDSDDSKSVMKEVCKTLNIDTKLYKERMLLSAVSSAKNEMITPEEYERNIGGEWNKKTIARAYREYQSRLKKSNALDFDDLLMKTVELFESCPDILEFYQERFRYLMVDEYQDTNTVQFRFISLLAGKYRNLCVVGDDDQSIYKFRGADIGNILGFEKVFPDAKVIRLEQNYRSTQNILDAANEVIKNNVERKEKTLWTDNEKGYPVRFRQFLNAFEEAEFIAGDIRKQVRDGDAAYKDFTILYRTNAQSRLFEEKFLMANIPYRLVGGVNFYARKEIKDLLAYLKTIDNAQDDLAVRRIINVPKRGIGAATLTKVQTYAAERDMSFYEALEDEGISAAVGRSSGKLVPFVSLIQRMRSQLEYLSVSELLKQVIDETGYVKELEAEETDESRARIENIDELLTKAVTYEEENDTPTLDGFLEEVALIADIDTVEDGDDRVLLMTLHSAKGLEFPYVYMAGMEDGIFPSYMTITSDDPSEIEEERRLCYVGITRAMKGLTLTSAQQRMLRGETQYNKVSRFIREIPRELVDVGHEIKERESKTDQMLASSSYRQMKEAFRAQVFQPQQFKVTKAERLDYAVGDTVRHVKFGTGVVESVVEGGKDFEVTVNFEKYGIKKMFAAFAKLKKIPKA, encoded by the coding sequence ATGAGTATTTATGACAGTTTAAATCCACAACAGCAGGAAGCTGTGTACTGTACAGAGGGACCACTGCTGATTCTGGCAGGGGCGGGGTCAGGAAAGACACGTGTTCTGACACACCGGATATCCTATTTGATAGAGGAAAAAGGTGTAAAGCCATGGAATATCATGGCCATTACATTTACAAATAAGGCTGCGGGAGAGATGAAAGAGCGGGTTGAAAATACAGTGTCATTCGGTGCGGACAGTGTCTGGGTGAGCACTTTTCACTCCAGCTGTGTGCGGATTCTGCGCCGTTATATTGACAGGATCGGATATGGTACAAGTTTTACCATATATGATTCGGATGACTCCAAGTCTGTGATGAAAGAAGTCTGTAAAACGCTGAATATCGATACGAAACTTTATAAGGAACGCATGCTGCTTTCAGCAGTATCATCGGCAAAGAATGAGATGATAACTCCTGAGGAATATGAGCGCAATATCGGGGGAGAGTGGAATAAAAAGACCATTGCGCGTGCGTACAGAGAATATCAGAGCCGTCTGAAAAAGAGCAATGCTCTTGATTTTGACGATCTGCTGATGAAGACTGTGGAACTTTTTGAAAGCTGTCCAGACATTCTGGAGTTTTATCAGGAACGTTTTCGCTATCTGATGGTTGATGAATACCAGGACACGAATACCGTTCAGTTTCGCTTTATCAGCCTGTTGGCAGGGAAATACAGGAATCTCTGTGTAGTGGGAGATGACGATCAGTCTATATACAAATTCAGGGGAGCTGATATTGGAAATATTCTTGGATTTGAAAAGGTATTTCCGGATGCGAAGGTGATTCGTCTGGAGCAGAATTATCGATCCACCCAGAATATTCTGGATGCGGCGAATGAAGTTATCAAGAATAATGTGGAGCGAAAAGAAAAAACGCTCTGGACTGACAACGAAAAAGGCTATCCCGTGCGGTTCCGACAGTTTTTGAATGCATTCGAAGAGGCAGAATTTATTGCCGGGGATATCAGAAAGCAGGTTCGGGACGGAGATGCAGCATATAAAGACTTTACTATTCTGTACCGGACCAATGCTCAGTCGCGGTTGTTCGAGGAAAAATTTCTGATGGCTAACATCCCATACCGTCTGGTGGGCGGAGTGAACTTTTATGCTCGTAAAGAGATTAAAGATCTGCTGGCGTATTTAAAGACGATTGATAATGCGCAGGATGATCTGGCCGTAAGAAGAATTATCAATGTGCCGAAACGGGGGATCGGAGCGGCAACTCTCACGAAAGTGCAGACGTATGCGGCGGAGCGGGACATGAGTTTTTATGAGGCACTGGAGGATGAGGGGATCAGTGCTGCTGTGGGACGCAGCAGCGGAAAGCTGGTTCCGTTTGTCAGTCTGATTCAGCGGATGCGGTCTCAGCTTGAGTATCTGTCTGTCTCAGAGCTTTTGAAACAGGTAATTGATGAAACCGGTTATGTGAAAGAGCTGGAGGCAGAGGAGACGGACGAATCCCGTGCCCGGATTGAGAATATAGATGAGTTGCTTACCAAAGCGGTGACGTATGAGGAAGAAAATGATACGCCGACGCTTGACGGTTTTCTGGAGGAGGTCGCACTCATAGCTGATATCGACACTGTGGAAGACGGAGATGACAGAGTACTCCTGATGACGCTTCACAGTGCCAAGGGACTGGAATTTCCGTACGTTTATATGGCGGGGATGGAAGACGGTATTTTCCCAAGCTATATGACAATCACATCGGATGATCCGTCTGAGATTGAGGAAGAGAGAAGGCTGTGCTACGTCGGGATTACACGGGCAATGAAGGGTCTGACTCTTACAAGTGCACAGCAGCGGATGTTACGGGGAGAGACTCAATACAATAAGGTTTCCCGTTTTATCAGGGAGATTCCAAGGGAACTGGTTGATGTGGGACATGAGATCAAAGAGCGCGAGAGTAAAACAGACCAGATGCTGGCTAGCAGCAGTTACCGTCAGATGAAAGAGGCGTTCAGAGCTCAGGTTTTTCAGCCTCAGCAGTTTAAAGTGACGAAGGCGGAGCGATTGGATTATGCGGTCGGGGATACGGTGCGTCATGTCAAATTCGGCACAGGTGTGGTGGAATCAGTTGTTGAGGGTGGAAAAGATTTTGAAGTGACAGTAAATTTTGAAAAATATGGAATAAAAAAAATGTTTGCTGCTTTTGCTAAACTGAAAAAAATTCCAAAAGCTTAA
- a CDS encoding DUF1836 domain-containing protein codes for MTIDTNDIINSILESISRIDYIKPGDVPNIPLYMDQVTTFMDAQLAASKRYESDKILTKTMINNYTKNNLLPPPEKKKYSTEHILLLIFIYYFKSILSINDIQSLLRPITDKYFQEGDGISLTDIYNEVFSLEKSEIESMKEDVRKYYQTSTETFTDAPEEEQGFLQLFSFICLLSFDVYVKKQIIENLIDLFPSEKK; via the coding sequence ATGACAATTGACACAAATGATATTATCAACAGTATCCTTGAGAGTATTTCACGCATCGATTATATCAAACCCGGGGACGTACCGAACATCCCATTATATATGGATCAGGTAACCACTTTTATGGATGCTCAGCTGGCTGCCTCCAAACGGTATGAAAGTGATAAAATCCTGACAAAAACGATGATCAACAATTACACGAAGAATAATCTTCTGCCTCCACCCGAAAAGAAGAAATATTCCACAGAACACATTCTGCTGTTGATCTTCATCTATTATTTCAAAAGTATTCTGTCCATAAATGACATCCAGTCGCTGCTGAGACCGATCACGGATAAGTATTTTCAGGAAGGAGACGGCATCAGTCTGACAGATATTTACAATGAAGTATTCAGCCTGGAAAAATCAGAGATTGAATCCATGAAAGAGGATGTCCGCAAATATTATCAGACGTCGACGGAGACCTTCACTGACGCTCCGGAAGAAGAACAGGGCTTTCTTCAGCTGTTTTCATTTATCTGCCTGCTCAGCTTTGACGTCTATGTAAAGAAGCAGATCATTGAGAATCTGATCGATCTTTTTCCTTCTGAAAAAAAGTAA
- a CDS encoding YerC/YecD family TrpR-related protein codes for MSKTIHTEAVDQLFDAILSLKTKEECYTFFEDVCTINELLSLSQRFEVAKMLQQKKTYLEISEKTGASTATISRVNRSLTYGNDGYEMVFERLNIK; via the coding sequence ATGAGCAAAACGATTCATACAGAAGCTGTCGATCAGCTTTTCGACGCAATTTTGAGTTTAAAAACCAAAGAAGAATGTTATACTTTTTTTGAAGACGTATGTACGATCAATGAGCTGTTGTCACTGTCACAGCGCTTTGAAGTAGCAAAAATGCTGCAGCAGAAAAAAACGTATCTGGAAATTTCCGAGAAAACAGGTGCGTCTACCGCAACCATCAGCCGTGTAAACCGCTCCCTCACCTACGGGAACGACGGATATGAAATGGTCTTTGAGCGTCTGAACATCAAATGA
- a CDS encoding TIGR01212 family radical SAM protein (This family includes YhcC from E. coli K-12, an uncharacterized radical SAM protein.) translates to MKWLDKPYHSFHSMLEEQFHEKVYKLALNGGMSCPNRDGTLDTRGCIFCSAGGSGDFAADKELSISQQIEEQKAVLTQKRPVRKYIAYFQAYTNTYAPVSYLESIFTEALSHPDIAALSIGTRPDCLDNDIIRLLDSLNRIKPVWIELGLQTMHETTARYIRRGYDLPCFEKAVTDLHSHGLDVIVHLILGLPGETSRDVLDTIHYLNSCSIQGIKLQLLHVLRGTDLARDYEAGLFQTLNMDEYLTLVISCLEHLSPDIVIHRLTGDGPRDLLIAPKWSSAKRTVLNELHRRMKAENTWQGRLYHT, encoded by the coding sequence ATGAAATGGCTGGATAAACCTTATCACTCTTTTCATTCCATGCTGGAAGAACAGTTTCATGAAAAGGTATATAAGCTCGCCTTAAACGGCGGGATGTCATGTCCCAACAGAGACGGAACCCTGGATACGCGGGGATGTATTTTCTGCAGCGCCGGAGGGTCCGGTGATTTCGCTGCAGATAAAGAGCTTTCTATTTCGCAGCAGATTGAAGAGCAGAAGGCCGTTCTGACCCAAAAACGCCCGGTCCGCAAATATATCGCTTATTTTCAGGCATACACCAATACGTATGCCCCTGTCTCGTATCTGGAATCCATTTTCACAGAAGCCCTTTCACATCCAGACATCGCTGCACTGTCCATCGGCACACGCCCCGATTGTCTGGACAACGACATCATCCGTCTTCTGGATTCCCTGAACCGGATAAAACCTGTCTGGATCGAACTTGGCCTTCAGACCATGCACGAGACTACTGCACGCTATATCCGAAGGGGGTATGACCTGCCCTGTTTCGAGAAAGCCGTAACGGATCTCCATTCACACGGACTCGATGTCATCGTACACCTGATCCTGGGGCTCCCCGGAGAAACGAGCCGGGATGTCCTTGATACCATTCATTATTTAAACAGCTGTTCCATTCAGGGGATAAAACTCCAGCTGCTTCATGTTCTGAGAGGTACCGATCTGGCCAGAGACTATGAGGCAGGTCTTTTTCAGACGCTTAATATGGACGAGTATCTGACACTTGTCATCTCATGCCTTGAGCATCTGTCACCGGATATTGTGATTCACCGGCTGACAGGAGACGGTCCCAGGGATCTGCTGATTGCTCCCAAATGGAGCAGTGCAAAACGCACCGTCCTCAATGAACTGCACCGCCGCATGAAGGCAGAAAATACGTGGCAGGGCAGACTTTATCACACATAG
- a CDS encoding DUF4364 family protein, with product MAEALTLYKLIILYMLRKVSFPLTNAQISDFILGQEYTSYFHLQQAISEMLEADLVTAEVIRNTSYYRMTDEGKKTITYFDNQIPDPIKEDINRYLDENSYELRNEVSVLSDYYKTPEQEYTVRCQVREGTSTLIELNLTVPEESNAKAICGSWSKKSQEIYAYLMNELMI from the coding sequence ATGGCAGAGGCATTGACTCTCTATAAACTGATTATTTTATATATGCTGCGCAAAGTCAGTTTCCCGCTGACGAATGCGCAGATTTCTGATTTTATTCTCGGTCAGGAATACACAAGCTATTTTCACCTCCAGCAGGCAATTTCTGAAATGCTGGAAGCAGATCTTGTGACGGCTGAAGTTATCCGTAACACTTCCTACTACCGTATGACCGACGAGGGCAAAAAGACGATCACGTATTTTGATAACCAGATACCGGATCCTATCAAAGAGGATATCAACCGATATTTGGATGAAAATTCTTACGAGCTGCGCAATGAAGTCTCTGTTCTCTCTGATTACTACAAGACTCCGGAGCAGGAATACACTGTCCGCTGCCAGGTACGGGAAGGGACCAGTACGCTGATCGAACTGAACCTTACCGTCCCCGAAGAATCCAATGCAAAAGCCATCTGCGGCAGCTGGTCAAAAAAAAGCCAGGAGATTTATGCTTATCTGATGAATGAGCTGATGATATAA
- a CDS encoding MATE family efflux transporter yields MEQSYMKERSVLPLLLSMSVPMVISMLVNSLYNIVDSIFVAKISENAMTALSLVFPVQNLINSIAVGFGVGISAVIAICLGAQKQRQADTAASQGMLFAILHGMILTGAWLFGIQHFLKMFTEDADIIQEGWKYSSIVISFSVVIMAGITFEKIFQSVGKMKITMIGMICGCVVNIILDPIMIFGLGPVPALGIRGAAWATGIGQTVTLAIYVAVYAAKPLNVKLRLKNLKWDRAVCTRLYTVGIPAAMNMALPSLLISALNGILAAYSQTYVVVLGVYYKLQTFLYMPANGIVQGMRPLIGYNYGAEEKQRVKKIYRIALTLIAVIMGVGMLVCLALPDYLMGMFTENPQTVEAGTLALRTISAGFLVSAVSVTSAGALEGIGKGVPSLMISLLRYVIIIIPAAFLLSRISGAAGVWHAFWIAEAVTALAAYMIYRRASGQTSDHS; encoded by the coding sequence TTGGAACAGTCTTATATGAAAGAACGGTCGGTGCTGCCGCTGCTTCTGTCGATGTCGGTCCCGATGGTGATCTCCATGCTGGTCAATTCACTGTATAATATCGTGGACAGTATATTTGTGGCAAAAATCAGTGAGAATGCAATGACAGCGCTGTCACTTGTATTTCCGGTACAGAACCTGATCAATTCCATTGCAGTGGGATTTGGGGTTGGGATAAGTGCTGTGATTGCGATCTGCCTTGGCGCACAGAAGCAGAGGCAGGCGGATACGGCTGCCTCACAGGGGATGCTGTTTGCCATACTGCACGGTATGATATTGACTGGCGCATGGCTTTTTGGAATACAGCATTTCTTGAAGATGTTTACGGAAGACGCTGACATTATTCAGGAAGGATGGAAGTATTCATCCATCGTTATCAGTTTTTCTGTGGTGATCATGGCGGGTATCACGTTCGAAAAGATATTTCAGTCAGTGGGAAAAATGAAGATTACAATGATCGGCATGATTTGCGGGTGTGTCGTAAATATTATACTGGATCCCATTATGATATTCGGTCTGGGGCCGGTTCCGGCGCTTGGCATCAGAGGCGCGGCCTGGGCTACAGGGATCGGGCAGACGGTCACTCTGGCGATCTATGTTGCTGTCTATGCTGCAAAACCACTGAACGTGAAGCTGCGCTTAAAAAATCTGAAATGGGATCGCGCTGTCTGCACGAGGCTTTATACAGTTGGAATACCGGCAGCTATGAATATGGCTCTGCCGTCTCTGCTGATTTCCGCATTGAATGGAATACTGGCGGCTTATTCTCAGACATATGTCGTTGTGCTTGGTGTTTACTATAAACTACAGACATTCCTTTATATGCCTGCAAACGGGATCGTACAGGGTATGAGACCCCTGATCGGTTATAATTACGGGGCCGAAGAGAAACAGCGTGTAAAAAAGATTTATAGAATTGCTCTGACACTGATCGCAGTGATAATGGGTGTGGGAATGCTGGTATGCCTGGCGCTTCCGGATTATCTGATGGGGATGTTTACGGAAAATCCGCAGACGGTGGAAGCGGGAACTCTGGCTCTCAGAACGATCAGCGCAGGGTTTTTGGTCTCTGCTGTATCTGTAACCTCAGCGGGAGCACTTGAAGGTATCGGCAAGGGGGTTCCATCCCTGATGATCTCCCTGCTGCGCTATGTGATCATTATCATACCGGCAGCTTTTTTACTGAGTCGTATATCGGGTGCTGCCGGCGTATGGCATGCATTCTGGATTGCAGAGGCCGTCACTGCACTTGCTGCGTATATGATTTACCGCAGGGCGTCGGGACAGACGTCTGATCATTCCTGA
- a CDS encoding replication-associated recombination protein A, translating into MDLFDYVKEKTLEQESPLASRMRPLTLEEVVGQEHIVGEGKMLYRAIKADKLGSVIFYGPPGTGKTTLARVIANTTSGEFQQLNATTAGKKDMEEVVKHAKDMLGMYRKKTILFVDEIHRFNKGQQDYLLPFVEDGTLVLIGATTENPYFEVNSALLSRSVIFELKPLEKKDIMQLLEKAVTDEKRGMGMYRAVLEEDAKEFLADISGGDARTALNAIELAILTTQPSDDGKIHIDLDTASECIQKRVIHYDKTGDQHYDTISAFIKSMRGSDPDAAVYYLAKMLTAGEDIKFIARRVMICASEDVGNADPQALVVAVAASQAVERVGMPEAQIILSQAVTYVACAPKSNASCLAVFAAAQSVREKKTSVPPHLQDAHYKGSAKLGRGTGYQYAHDFPNHYVRQQYLPDEIAGAVFYEPTDMGYEKNIREHLEYIKKNSR; encoded by the coding sequence ATGGATTTATTTGATTACGTAAAAGAAAAGACTCTGGAGCAGGAATCTCCTCTGGCATCCAGGATGCGCCCGCTGACGCTGGAAGAAGTGGTGGGGCAGGAGCATATTGTCGGTGAAGGAAAGATGCTTTACCGGGCGATCAAAGCGGATAAGCTTGGTTCCGTCATTTTCTACGGTCCTCCGGGAACCGGAAAAACGACACTTGCCAGAGTGATCGCAAACACGACCAGCGGTGAATTTCAGCAGCTGAATGCGACGACTGCCGGGAAAAAGGATATGGAGGAAGTCGTCAAACATGCCAAGGATATGCTGGGGATGTACCGTAAGAAAACAATCTTATTTGTGGATGAGATTCACAGGTTCAACAAAGGGCAGCAGGATTATCTGCTTCCGTTCGTGGAGGACGGAACCCTGGTTCTGATCGGGGCAACGACAGAAAATCCTTATTTTGAAGTGAACAGCGCGCTGTTGTCACGCTCGGTCATTTTCGAACTGAAGCCGCTTGAGAAGAAAGATATCATGCAGCTCCTTGAAAAAGCGGTGACGGATGAAAAACGGGGAATGGGTATGTACCGTGCCGTACTGGAAGAAGATGCAAAGGAATTTCTGGCTGATATTTCCGGCGGTGACGCCAGGACAGCGCTGAATGCCATAGAACTTGCCATTTTGACGACGCAGCCGTCTGATGACGGGAAGATCCATATCGACCTTGATACGGCATCTGAGTGTATACAAAAACGTGTGATACATTACGATAAGACCGGTGATCAGCATTATGATACGATCTCCGCGTTTATTAAAAGCATGAGAGGATCGGATCCCGATGCAGCTGTTTATTATCTTGCAAAAATGCTGACGGCAGGTGAGGATATTAAATTTATCGCCCGGCGTGTGATGATCTGTGCGTCGGAGGACGTGGGCAATGCGGATCCGCAGGCTCTGGTGGTTGCGGTGGCAGCCTCACAGGCCGTAGAACGTGTTGGAATGCCGGAAGCGCAGATCATCCTGTCACAGGCAGTTACGTATGTTGCCTGCGCACCGAAAAGCAATGCCAGCTGTCTGGCGGTGTTTGCAGCGGCACAGTCCGTGCGGGAGAAAAAAACTTCAGTTCCCCCGCATTTGCAGGATGCTCATTATAAGGGCTCTGCAAAACTGGGAAGAGGAACCGGCTACCAGTACGCCCATGATTTCCCGAATCACTATGTCAGGCAGCAATACCTGCCGGATGAGATCGCGGGGGCTGTTTTCTATGAGCCGACGGACATGGGGTATGAAAAAAATATCAGAGAGCATCTGGAATATATAAAGAAGAATTCCAGATAA
- a CDS encoding ASKHA domain-containing protein — translation MESIIKITEFQKNIEKETVLKLMDCKEDSPIYEEVQKEFAELKHEVERRLEPGALIGFGKVTGELACDKLKADEEVIYVLATVGKEVSRYSSEFFEEGDFLKGMLADAMADACLFAMDHEIEAVLKEECARRKIGIVSRLEAPNDIPMNAQKIAFDVLEADERLGIAISPSYMYDPVKTSCQVMQITDDASVFRAQHNCRKCSAKNCSMRKIQPVTITVKNKDKEIVVVSEEYENILAAINRQGAYFSAVCGGKGNCGKCKIRLVEGELDITPSDRKHFTEEELELGYRLACRAYPAEDCVITMDVQDEEGFSIQIGHGEDQQEHAAVDEAGYDIAVDIGTTTLAFQLVGKTGKKAVGSFATLNRQRAFGADVISRIQASCDGKKDALRRSIQEDLMTGIKALVKNAGIGPDQIDRIAIGGNTTMGHLLMGYSCEGLGLFPFTPVDISLIERPFHEVLENDYCKAEVILLPGISTYVGGDIVSGLYDCEFDTNEKTALLVDLGTNGEMAIGNRDRIVSTSTAAGPAFEGGNISWGMGSVQGAICKVEIEDGRANVATIGDKMPVGLCGTGVIETISELIEHELVDETGRLEEEYFEKGYFLAKTADGRDITFTQQDVREIQLAKSAVRAGIEVLLRRFGVTYDQVDAVYLAGGFGYHINQEKAMVLGLIPREFDGKIKAVGNSSLGGALRYLINDDSKEKLEMILEHSSEIDLSTDADFNDLYMEHMFFE, via the coding sequence ATGGAAAGTATCATTAAAATTACGGAATTTCAAAAGAACATTGAGAAGGAAACGGTACTGAAGCTTATGGACTGTAAGGAAGACAGCCCTATTTATGAAGAAGTACAAAAAGAATTTGCAGAGCTTAAGCACGAGGTGGAGCGAAGGCTGGAACCAGGGGCGCTGATCGGGTTCGGAAAAGTCACAGGTGAACTGGCATGCGATAAACTGAAAGCAGATGAGGAGGTCATCTATGTCCTCGCAACAGTGGGGAAGGAAGTCAGCAGATACAGCTCCGAATTCTTTGAGGAAGGTGATTTTTTGAAGGGCATGCTCGCAGATGCCATGGCGGATGCCTGTCTGTTTGCGATGGATCATGAGATTGAGGCGGTTTTGAAAGAGGAATGCGCCAGGAGGAAGATCGGAATTGTGAGCCGTCTTGAAGCGCCGAACGATATTCCGATGAATGCCCAGAAGATTGCATTTGATGTGCTGGAAGCTGATGAGAGGCTTGGGATTGCCATAAGTCCATCGTACATGTATGATCCGGTAAAGACATCCTGTCAGGTAATGCAGATAACCGATGATGCCTCTGTTTTTCGGGCTCAGCATAACTGCAGAAAATGCAGTGCAAAGAACTGCAGTATGAGAAAGATACAGCCGGTCACCATCACCGTTAAAAACAAGGATAAAGAAATCGTTGTGGTCTCTGAAGAATATGAAAACATCCTGGCTGCAATCAACAGGCAGGGGGCCTATTTCAGTGCAGTCTGCGGGGGAAAAGGAAACTGTGGAAAGTGTAAGATCCGGCTGGTAGAAGGAGAGTTGGATATCACTCCCTCGGACCGGAAGCATTTTACGGAGGAAGAACTTGAACTGGGATATCGTCTTGCCTGCCGGGCATATCCGGCGGAAGACTGTGTGATCACCATGGATGTGCAGGATGAAGAAGGATTCTCCATACAGATAGGCCACGGTGAAGACCAGCAGGAGCATGCGGCTGTGGATGAGGCAGGTTATGATATCGCTGTTGATATCGGCACGACCACGCTGGCATTTCAGCTCGTTGGCAAGACTGGGAAAAAGGCGGTAGGTTCTTTTGCAACACTGAATCGCCAGAGGGCGTTTGGTGCGGATGTTATTTCCAGAATTCAGGCTTCCTGTGATGGCAAAAAAGACGCACTGCGCAGGAGTATCCAGGAAGATCTGATGACGGGGATAAAGGCACTTGTGAAGAATGCGGGGATTGGGCCCGACCAGATTGACAGGATCGCGATAGGCGGTAATACGACGATGGGACATCTGCTGATGGGATATTCGTGCGAGGGACTGGGGTTATTTCCGTTTACACCCGTTGACATCAGCCTGATAGAAAGGCCATTTCATGAGGTACTGGAGAATGATTACTGTAAGGCAGAAGTGATTCTGCTTCCGGGAATCTCGACATATGTAGGCGGCGACATTGTATCCGGGCTTTATGACTGTGAGTTCGATACGAATGAAAAGACAGCACTTCTGGTGGATCTTGGGACAAACGGAGAGATGGCAATAGGTAACCGGGACCGTATTGTATCGACTTCAACGGCTGCGGGGCCGGCCTTTGAGGGAGGTAATATTTCCTGGGGCATGGGTAGTGTGCAGGGGGCGATCTGTAAAGTAGAGATTGAAGACGGCAGGGCCAATGTGGCTACGATCGGTGATAAGATGCCGGTCGGCCTGTGTGGAACAGGGGTCATTGAGACAATTTCCGAGCTGATCGAACATGAACTTGTCGATGAGACAGGGCGCCTGGAGGAGGAATACTTTGAGAAAGGATACTTCCTTGCAAAGACTGCGGATGGCAGAGATATTACGTTCACTCAACAGGATGTGCGGGAAATTCAGCTGGCAAAATCTGCGGTCCGTGCGGGTATTGAAGTACTTCTGAGAAGATTTGGCGTTACTTATGACCAGGTGGACGCAGTTTATCTTGCAGGTGGTTTCGGCTATCATATTAATCAGGAGAAAGCGATGGTGCTGGGACTGATCCCAAGAGAATTTGATGGCAAGATAAAGGCTGTCGGAAACAGTTCGCTTGGCGGAGCACTCCGTTATCTGATCAACGATGATTCGAAAGAAAAACTGGAAATGATTCTGGAACATTCATCTGAAATCGACCTGTCTACGGATGCAGATTTTAATGACCTTTATATGGAGCATATGTTTTTTGAATAG